ATTGTGTCCTTATGACTATATTTGTAAATCTGTTGGGACTCTATTGTTGAAAGTCTCCTTCTTGAAATGCATCCCTCTTTCTGtccatattttgtttattttacttgagGGTAACAATGTGCCTGTGGAACTTGTTGCAGCACTGAGAATTCCagctttcacttttttaaaagctcTCTTTCTAGGCTTCAGCGGTtgtggaaaaaaagaaaacatgacaGCAGAAATCAGTGGCAAATAAAAcaccattaatttttaaaaacagatctaATGATTTTGAAGAAAGCTTCACAATAATAAGCCATTTGATTAGCTTGTTTGCATTAGCTTTTACTGTGATATATAAGTTACACCCTTAGTTTATGTCACTACTGAGCCTAGGCTCTTGAGTAGGAACTACCGCAAAATCCCAGAGCGGCTTCCTGCAATCAAAACAGGCTCATTGGTCTTAGCAACAACTCTCAGGCAACCTTAGATTGGCTTCCAATTCCACTGTCTGGTGTCAAACATTTGAGGTGTTATACTACTTTATATGGATTTTCCATCTTTGTTCACTCTACTGATCTGCTATCCATCCTGAAGAGCATCTATTGAATAGATGTCTTCAATTGCATCCTTTGATATTTTAGTGCATTTAATATACTTTAAACCTCTTTTCTGCTGATGTCCCAAACAAAATTAGCTAAAACATAACGCCAGCAGGAACAGGAAAAACACACCACGCTCCAAATGCTGAGGTGAATAAAACCATGTGTGTGATTCTCTAGCTCCTGCACTTGCATTTCAGTCTATATTCATTCTGCATTCTGAGTGTGCTCATCTGAATTTGCTCATACTCTCCCAGGCTGGACATGTTTCAAAGGCTTTCATAAAGTTACAGATTTTAGAAACTGACCAGGAATATCCTTTTAATCATCTCTAGGCTTTATAAATAGGGCTCTACTAACCAGTTGAGACACTAGTGAACATGACAAACTGGGATTGTTCCTGCAGCTGCATTGCACTTTAGAGGCATTCTATGTGCTTTGGAAGTGCAGTGTGACACAGATGCGCCCTTTCCGTTTTTGTGAGCATGGTAGGAGGGCCAGAGATCATACTTGACCTAACACTGGGCTTTTTGGGGTGCAAGAAATGCAAACCCACCCATCCCCTGAATCAGATGAGAGGCAGGATTGTGTAACTACACATTGTGGCAAAAGCCAGGTAAAGTTGGTGAATATTAAGTGATTTCTAGAATTACCATTTAAGTGGCTTGGGtctctttgaaaagaaaaaaaagtgtagTCACAAGCCACTTCTATTGTACTTGTTGCATGTTCGGCTTTGTTTTGTGTCCTTCCTCTGCTGTGATGTGAATAAGAAATCTATGTCTTGGCAATTTCAGGGTTTGGAGTGGTCAAGCTAGAAGTGAAGACCAAGTCTTCTAGTGGAGTGGTAAGTAATGAGCACTTTAAATAGGTGCTGCAACAAGAGAGTTTGTGCAACTCTCGTAGGAACTGCATAGCACTGAATTAGTCGATGAACATTATCTTCCATCATTTCTGCTTTCCCTGAAAATTTGGAGCATCCCAGAGGTTGCACCTCCCCATCCTTCCAGGCAATACTAACCTTAGTGTTTTTAAGGCTCAGCTACTGTAGTGCTTGACGTCACACAACTATTGTTAGTAAGTTATGAAGAAGGCTTTTGACTGCTAGCGAATGAGCTATCCACTTGCCTGCCATGTTCAGGATAGTTCAAATAGGAGATGAGAGACATAATCGTTTGAAAGAATGCAGAGCTCTATAATTGTGTCTTAAATAATCTGGCTGCTCAAGGGGAAGTGGCAAATATAGATACTTGGACTGATCAGCCTTTACTGATGGATTAAAGATATTAATTTTTAACATATCttctcccttttccatgcaacctTGGTGTTTGGATGTTTATTCAGCTGGTAAGAATGCAGTGTACTTGTCTCTTGTATGCCTTTCCTTAGGGTTTATGTACTTGGACCATGAGTCACAGCCGTTCCTAATCCATCCTACACTTCTAATGGGTCAAAGTGCAGGGAGTCTTGTGAAGGATTTTTACTGCAGGGCTTGGCACTGCAGTGCCCTTAACTCTTTCGCCCCGTGCTAAAGTGTTTGTTTATTGGCCTGTACTACTGCTTCAGTTCCCACTCAGTTGTTGCATAAACATTCTGAAAACTGCCTAGTTCATACAGTTTCCGTGCTTAACTTGGATTTTGGGGGGCGTGTACGCTTTtcgtgtttttgtttttcctttttattgcCAAGCCCTTTCTCTTGCTACCTTTTTCTCTCTGCCAAGGCTGTAGCTCCATATGCTGCTTTCTGCTTCCTTTTTGATCTATCAGATGTCAAGAAGACTTTGAGATATGGTGTCCTCCCAACTGTATGTGAGCTGAAAAGTTAGATCAGAAGCACAATTTGGGAACTGGCTCAGATTAACAAAGCTAAAGGGCAGTTTGGCACTCAGTTATTAGGGATCTAAGTAATGATCCAGTCACTATTCTGCACATGACAGTTGTAAGATGAATAGTAGAACTTGTGTGTATTCTTACTTCCCCCACACAGAAGGCGATCTTGTTCCAGCAGCCAGGAAAATACTTTCTTCTTCCTAATCTGGTCATACGATAGCAAGATTCCTTTTCTTCTCCATGCCTTGCAAATGAGGAAAAATCAAGGAATGTGTTTCTCATCCATTGGTGCCATTGGATCCTTTAAAGAGGATCTAGgaattattttgaaataattgGTCACTGTGCAAAGCTTATATTAAGTATTACAAAATGATCAGAATTTCATTCACCATTTCTGTTCGCTATTTGCCGCTATTATGTGTGATCAGCCCCAATGCCATGTGTATTGTTTGTTAAATTGAAAGCTGTTACCAGGCGTTTGTGTTTATTACATTGCACAGAGCCTAGGGCAACATCACACTTAGAACCTACAAAATAATCATTATATCAAAGTAATTTGGAAAGATGGGCTGTACTTGTAATGTAACTTCAGATTAGAGAGTTACTTTGGTTAGCTAACAACCTTTTGCATCTTCGTCTGTGGCAAGTGAAAATTGTCTCCAGGTGGCCGCGAAAGCAGATGCTGTCTGTCTAAAGGAGCAACGCAGCCATGTTGTAGGCCAGCAGGCTAGAAAGATTTTTTGTGAGGTAGTAGCTCCTGTGGACTGACTTGTAAGATTAAacaatcatcatcaccatcttctAGATGTTCTATGCTTTATCCTAATTTTTCAGAGTTCCCTTTGCCTGTAAGGCTCCTGTGTGAACCAGATTCCCACTCACCTCAGTAAGAGGAAGTGTGGACAACTCCATTTATGCTAAGGGATGTTTAGGAGGAGCTACCCTTCCACTGAAATGAGTAGGGAAACCCTTGGGTATGGCTGAGCTTTGCGTGTTTGCAAGAAACTGTTGGGCTGGGGCATTCAGGTTCAAGCAACACTTGATGGCATCAGGCTTGTGTCTTAACATGTGGGGCTGCCAGAACGGCAATTGAAGTGCCAAAGGGGTGGGTGGTGCTGAACCTTTTCTCTgccctctctctttcattctgCAGCCCTTTCTCCCAGCTGGGCTCACTTAGGGTATTGTAGCACCCCCTAAGGGGACAAGTATTTTGCCTTCTGGTAGGACTTTCCCCGCTGTTCTAGGCATGTGGCTCATGAATCTTGCAGCACCTCTGAAGAAAAAGTGTATTAACCTGGGCTAAAAGGTCTCTTTTTTTGCCTGTCACACACTCGATTAAAATATGCCTGCTGTGCATTAATTTTTCAATGTATAATTGTTCTATACATGCACAATGATCAGCTAAAAGGATATTTGGAAGTAGGTGAGAAACATTTGGCACTCGGCAAACATTCTGGTGATTGTAGGTGGCATGGAAGGATCTGGGTTTAGTACccaatgacccagttcacatataTCAGTGGCAAATTATGGGTTGATTTATCCACTATTTGCCATGGTGTATGCTGGGTCTGTTCAGCAGCCTTTTTGCATATTCAACACCCAATCAGGCCGATTGATGGTTGCTACATGGTGCCTacaggttaatcatgggttaaacagcccacagttaacctacaattaacagctaggttaactatgggttgtttaacccatgattaacctatagcATCTGGGTTTGGAGGTCATGTAGCAAACCCCATTCGGACCAATCAGGAGTTCATTGTTCAAAAAGGCTGTCAACTTAACCCAAGACTTGCTGCCATTATGTGTAAGCAGCCCTAGTGTCATGGAAAAGTTTGTAACTTAGGATGCATTTGTTGTTGTATCAAAAGGTCCAGGCCACAGAAAGGAAGAATAATCAGTTTGGGTAGAACTTCGAAATCTAGTGGAGTATGTAAATAAATGGTGCATGGTGATCCTAAACCATATTGAACATTTGTATTTTAATTCAAATTTTGTGTGTTTACAGGAATTTACCACCACTGGTTCGTCCAGCGCAGACACAGGGAAAACCACAGGCAGCCTAGAGACCAAATATAAGTTCAAGGACTATGGACTTACGTTCGCCCAGAAATGGAACACTGACAACACCTTGGGGACGGAACTGACCATGGAGGATAAGGTAAGAGGAGGTAGAATCATGGCTTCAGCACACCACATCAactgaaagaaataaaaaggcaggAGATTGTGTTGTGTGTGCTCCAAGTTAAAATAGACTTTGTGTATATTGTCGAGAAATTGCTTCAGAAAGAGTTCTGAATTTAGTGTTTGGCAGTAATGTGCCAATTTTTATACAAACCAATGTTGTCATGCATCTTTTCTGTAAGATGAAGTATTTATActgatttatttaaagtatttatatgtTGCTTTTCACTTAAAATATCCGAAGCGCGTAACACTAAAATGCACAAACAAAATGTTAGCAATTTGGGGATTTACCTGGAGAGGGTTCTCCACAGATGGGCCATCGCTACTTCCTGCTTATTTCCCCACTAAACGCTGTAATTCAGGAAACTTCATTTCTTTATAGATGGCATTGAATATTGGTGGTAATGGGAAGATTGCAAAACTTGAAGACATTTATTTGCTAGTATCTCTTGTCATGTGCTTTTTGTTTCACTTATGTGTGCTGCAATCTACCATGATTCttacataggctgaccatatgaaaaggaagaccgggctcctgtatttttaacaggtgtatagactgttaaaatccctcttcatcccaacagtgaaagctgcaggagccctgccctcttttgtatctggtgactctacaaaagagggcagggatcatgcagctttaactgttgggatgaagaggggttttcaccaggtgcatacaaatgacaactgctgaaattccattttctatacaatggttaaagatacaggtgccctgtcctcctttccatagggtcaccctatcttacagAGAATAAGCAAGAACAAGAAATGCTGAGTAGAAATTATTAAGATAGGAGGAAgataaaacatttttctttctttcaaaagaaaACCAATATAGTCTTTCCTTTTTTCACTTCAGTTGGCTGAGGGATTGAAGACGACCCTTGAAACCATGTTTGTACCAAACACAGGGTAAGGATTCACCTctcagaagaatcatagaatagtagagttggaagggtcctcaaaggccatctagtccaaccccctggtaatgtaggaatccaccttaaagcatccctgacagatggttgtccagctgcctcttgaaggcctctaatgtgggagagcccacaacctccctaggtaactgattccattgtcgtactgctctttaGCTTTTTACATTCCCTCCAGTTGATGGTACCCCATGCAGCCAGCTATTCCTGAGCCGCAATACTACATAGAAGgtgcttcccaccccacccaccccatttgctGAAGGCCATCTTTAAATGTAGGTATTAAAATATTGGTGGCCGAGTGTCCATTTTCATAACATCGCATAGACATCAGGGTTGAGTAGAAGATTGGCAGTGAAATAGCCCTGTGTGCTGTTGCCACCTCTAGTCCGCAGTAATTAACCTTgattctctcttcccttcctccccctccccttcaccaGGAAAAAGAGTGGGAAGTTGAAGACATCCTACAAACGGGAGTATCTAAACCTAGGTTGTAATGTTGACATAGACCTGTCTGGACCAACCATCCATGGCTGGGCTGTGTTGGGCTATGAAGGTTGGCTTGCTGGCTATCAGATGGCTTTTGACACAGCCAAATCCAAGCTGTCACAGAATAACTTCGCACTGGGTTACAAGGCAGCAGACTTCCAACTGCACACGAACGTGTAAGTATTGGCTTGGGCCAAGGAGGCTGACCGAGCTCCCGTCCCTCTTAGGTGCTGACTTCCAGCTCAAGGAACCGATAATGTGCTTTCCCTGAAATATCTAGATGTTGGTTCCTTTGTAGTCCCCAGTCTCTTGAGACTTAGTTCTAGCATCATATTTTTTCCCATTGGAAACTTTAACTTTATAAATCTGAGAAGGGCTTAAATTTGGGGATACATGGAAGGTATCTCCAGAGCTTGCAAATGCATCTTATGGCTTGGAGCTTGAGTCTTAGCCTATCTTTAGCCAGTATCCAGGAACATGTGAAAGAGGAAATACAAGGGTACAGCTGAAGTACTGTTAATTCCCCTGTTGCCATCTCAGACTAGTGTTGGGGGCAGTTAAGTGTTGGTATGGAGCAAGGCAGGATGTACGTAGTTAGCTTGCTTGAATCTAAACAGACCCTTGTCTGGACAGTGTCTGGGTGGGAGATCACCTGAGAACCTCTCAATATACTACCTTTAGTTCcatgatggatggatgggtgtAAATTTAATAAACTTCAGCCCCTCCCTTTGGGaaaggctcccctcccccttgttcaGCTACTTCTTTGTGCAGGCTATAAAGTGTCTATAAAGGTAAATTTTAGCTTCTGTTCAGCCTGTCTGACTCGTATCATTAGGTGCTTCCCTCTCCTGATGCAGCCAGGAAAGGGAAGCCCTTGTGCTTCTGTGACCATCCCAAatctctccctgttccagctgttGGTAATGCATCTTCATGCATCAGCGTAAATCTAACTTGTTGGATGGAGTGGAAGAACGTTAGGGCAAGAAGGGAATCTATATGGATTTAGCTCTATTATTCAAAATTGTCAGCTGTTCTAAGCCTGGagatagaaaaaaatggaaaattccAAACGGCTGGAATAATGGGGAGGTTGGAGGAACAGAAGCAAGGCAAGCATTTGCAACCTCTGGAAATAAGGTAGTTCTTTGGGGCAGAACTGAACCTTTATGTGATTTGTTGCAAACAGGAATGATGGCACTGAGTTTGGTGGCTCGATCTATCAGAAAGTTAGTGACAAGGTGGAAACATCTGTAAGTCTTGCTTGGACTGCTGGCAGTAATAACACCCTGTGCGGCATTGCCACCAAGTACCTGCTGGATGATAAAGCTTCCATCTCGGTAAGAATTTTGCCGTCTTTCCAGTGCATTAGAATGTGTGCTGATAATAActgtgttcagatgtcatgctgaGTAAAATGTGAACGGGCATCACCTCCTCCTGCGCTTGtgcactccctccccctctcctcccatagGGCCCGGAGGAAGAGTTCCGCTTCTTTTTGTCATTCAGATCCAGATGTGTGGTTAACTAACTATGGTTATTTTCAAGCTAGGCAACATACGAAACCATAATTTGAAGTTGGCTTGATTGAAACTAACTATAGTTAATGTTAACCACAAGAGGACATGAGAAACCAAGATTGACCAACAGTGGAAGCAAACGCTTCTAAGCTCTTCTTCCCAACTATGTGGGATGAAGATGGAGAGCACAAGAGGCCAGGAGAAGGGAATGCAACATTGAACGTGTCACACTTTCCCATTTTTCttgcttaagaacctaagaagagccctgatgctggatcaggccaagggtccatctggtccaaccctctgttcacacagtggccaaccagccattggccagggaccaacaaggcaggacatggtgcaatggcaccctcccacccatcttctccagcaactggtgcacacagacttactgcttcgaatactggagatagcacacaaccatcagggctagtagccattgatagcctttgcctccatgaatttatccaacccccttttaaagccatccagattggtggccatcactacatttgtagtgagttccataatttaactatggattTCTTCAGAGTGACTTCATGACCATGAAAGTTATGTGTTGACCTTGGCTTTGCAACATGCTATGGACCAATGTAGTATGTTAGTGATGGGAGTCATCAAGTGCAGCTTCAGTATGCACTGAAATCGTATAAAAATACATTCCCCTTGGTTTTCCACATGTTAGCTTTGGCCTGTCTGTGTAGAAGCAAGTTGGAGAGAAGAATCCTCTTTTCACTATTTGAACTTATTGGTCCCCCTGAGGCTTATTACTGTGCCCATGGCAATGTTGTCAATCCCATGTTTGAGATCTCTTGGCCTAGTGCTCACTGAGGATGTAAGGCTGTGTCTGGGCTGAACCACTTCAAGCTGCAGATACAGGGAGCACCGCAGTACAAAATTCCCTGCACATAACATACAAGGTGTGATGCAGGAGAAGGGTTTGAGCCTAGCTTTCTCCCTGATCAtgtgtagttttctgtgtggagAATTTGATTTGTTTGGAGAAGCATTCAGTGTTGAGTCTCCACCTGCAGGATGAGGATCAGGTTTACCATATCTATGAGAATTAGGCCTTTCTGgtttgggtttttccccccctttgaaAGAAACTTGAGCATCCTGAGCTTTTTTTAACACCCAGAGTCCTGTCTCCTCAAGGTGAGGTAAGCTACGTTGCATGCTGTGTGGTTATATCTCTTTCATGTGACACATGAGAgcatgaattttatttttatttatttattaattacatttttataccgcccaatagccgaagctctctgggcggctcacaaaaattaaaaccacaataaaacatccaacaggttaaaaacacaaatacgaaatacagtataaaaagtgcaaccaggataaaaccacacagcaaagttgatataagattaaaatacagagttagaacagtaaaatttaaatttaagttaaaattaagtgttaaaatactgagtgaataaaaaggtcttcagctggcgatggaagaagtacactgtaggcaccagacggacctctctggggagctcattccacagccggggtgccacagcggagaaagccctcctcctagtagccacctgcctcacttcctttggcaggggctcatggagaagggcccctgtagatgatcttaaggtccgggtaggtacatatgggaggaggcgttccttcagataacctgcccccaaaccgtttagggctttaaatgtcaataccagcactttgaattgggcccggacctggactggcagccaatgaagctggaaaaggactggcgtaatgtgatctcgctggccagtccattagtaaacgggctgccctattttgtaccagctgaagcttctggaccgtttttaaaggcaggcccacatataacgcattgcagtaatccaagcgagaggttatcagagcatggatcactgtagctaggctattgcCTACCCTTCATACTTAAGGGCAGTAAGGTTAATGCTCCCTTTGCTGTGGGTGCTGTTATCTCACCCCAGACCACTGAAGGAGGGACCTTACAGTGTTTAAAAGTCCATAGCAAATACTTCCATGTTCTATTACTAGCCTTCTCCATTTTGCAAACTCTTCAAGAAGTACAGACCTAAGCATTTCCCCAGGAAAGTAAATAAAATCCTGTGTATGTTCCTCTTTTTAAATTTCCATCTAGGCCAAAGTTAATAATGCCTGCCTCATTGGACTTGGCTACACTCAAACTCTACGACCTGGTATGTAAACTGTTGGATGTATTGAATACACAGTTAATTCTAATTGTATGTTGACTGTAAACAGAGTCCTTGGGTATAACAGAGCTGTTTAGAAAAGTGTTGCAGTAAGAAAATGTTAGAGAAACAGGCAGGCTTTTTTATGGAATCATGGTATTTTAGTATTCCTCGTAGAATCTCAGCtttgaaaagaacaaaagaagCGAGTTCCTAGTCCTTATGACTGTGAGAAGTTTGCAAGGGTATGGCCAATGCCTTCAGAGCTCAAAGAATGGTTCCATGGGATCTCCAGTGGGTCAGAGTGGTGTTGGAACCTTGCAGACAACAGTACACAGTGCCCCACCTGGTCAGTGATCCTGCCCCAATGGGAAAATGAAGGGAAGTTAGTGTAGGTTAGCCAGAGTATGTCTAGAAGGGATCACTCACCTGAAACTCCTGAGCCGATGAGGAGCATTACCAAAGAAAACTCCGTTGTAATTATGTCCTTTCACACTCTGCCTTGAGCTCCCTTAGCACAGTCTGGGTCTTCTGCTTAGCTCTCTCTTTCCGGTGTTAAGTTTTTCTTACTGACTGATGTTGACTTGCTGTATTCTCTAACCATGACACTGTGTTTCTGCCAGGTGTGAAGTTGAATCTCTCAACTCTGATTGATGGCAAGAATTTCAGTACTGGCGGCCATAAAATTGGGCTGGGATTTGAGCTGGAAGCTTAATGTAGGTTTTGATGAAGTATTAGATCTTTATTTGGAAGATGAAGGAGAAAACAAACCCCACATGTTCTGGCCTTAAACTCTTCTGTGAAACTTCAAAAAGCGTGAACTTGATATTCTTCCAAAGAATTGTTGTAACCCCAAACATTGAAGTCTGGAGAGTGCAAACCATGAAGGGCAATACTTGAAGACGTGCATGGAAGTTGTAATGGTTGTGCtacatttcagttcagttcctcAGTTACTTTAAAATGTGTTCCTCAGAAGATAGCATAGCATCTGGTTTAAAGGAaagaacccccccctccccaatccttcTGTGTTACTACATCACATCCTGCATGTCCTACCCCTCATGACCTTTTGTAAAACTGGTCTCTGTGCTGTAGTGAAAGCTTTGGTTTTGCATCAAAGTGGAAATAAATCAAATCACATTTGGAACCTATTCCTTGTATGCTTACTACTGCCTCTGCAGCATTAAATGCGCTGTGCTGGGGACTGAGCCGGCGAAGTAAGATAGAACAATGGGATGGGGAGGTGTCATCTTACAGTTTTGCTGTCAGCTAACTTTTGGGTGACTGTACTGCATTGCCCTACACACACACGTCGGTCACTTGAAATACTAAGCAAATGGCAAAGTGCACCGAACATTTGTTCTCTTCAGCATATTGAAGGGATCCAAGTAGCTGTTAATTCTTCTCACTGGCTGAACTGATATTTTTGGGAGTCAGGAAGTGAAGGAAATAGTGAGAATAAGATTAAGTTCAGGTCTGTATTGACTAAgtgaaaacataaaaaaatacTGAGTCCAGATGATGTTCATCTGAGAGTTCTTAAAAGGCCAGATGTGAAATTGTTCATCTAAGGAAAAAAACGTAAAATGattcctaagatcagcctctgtattTGAGGGTTGGAAAGTGACTGATGTAACATTGATCTTTAAAAAAGAATCCAGGAAACTACAGGCCAGTTagtttaacatctgttccaggtaaattggtggaGAGTTACTAAATATAAAATTAATAGGCAACATGGCTTTTACAAAGGTAAGTCTTGTTTCACTAACTTTTTAGAGTATCAGTGAACATATGAATAGAGGT
This DNA window, taken from Elgaria multicarinata webbii isolate HBS135686 ecotype San Diego chromosome 12, rElgMul1.1.pri, whole genome shotgun sequence, encodes the following:
- the VDAC3 gene encoding voltage-dependent anion-selective channel protein 3 isoform X1, translating into MFGCSTRAPDPMAIPPTYCDLGKSARDIFNIGYGFGVVKLEVKTKSSSGVEFTTTGSSSADTGKTTGSLETKYKFKDYGLTFAQKWNTDNTLGTELTMEDKLAEGLKTTLETMFVPNTGKKSGKLKTSYKREYLNLGCNVDIDLSGPTIHGWAVLGYEGWLAGYQMAFDTAKSKLSQNNFALGYKAADFQLHTNVNDGTEFGGSIYQKVSDKVETSVSLAWTAGSNNTLCGIATKYLLDDKASISAKVNNACLIGLGYTQTLRPGVKLNLSTLIDGKNFSTGGHKIGLGFELEA
- the VDAC3 gene encoding voltage-dependent anion-selective channel protein 3 isoform X2, which produces MAIPPTYCDLGKSARDIFNIGYGFGVVKLEVKTKSSSGVEFTTTGSSSADTGKTTGSLETKYKFKDYGLTFAQKWNTDNTLGTELTMEDKLAEGLKTTLETMFVPNTGKKSGKLKTSYKREYLNLGCNVDIDLSGPTIHGWAVLGYEGWLAGYQMAFDTAKSKLSQNNFALGYKAADFQLHTNVNDGTEFGGSIYQKVSDKVETSVSLAWTAGSNNTLCGIATKYLLDDKASISAKVNNACLIGLGYTQTLRPGVKLNLSTLIDGKNFSTGGHKIGLGFELEA